From the genome of Geothrix sp. 21YS21S-4, one region includes:
- a CDS encoding histidinol-phosphate transaminase yields MSASLSTLPAFDHLSRIPLYVPGKPIQEVQRELGLTTVVKLASNENPWGPTEAVKARVASVIAGSEFEGLGLYPVSDGYYLRKRVAERKGVALDRVVLGNGSSEILEMVAKAAFLDGGSAVVPKHSFAIYGIATQTAGGRVIESRASATELDADDILNAVAEDTRLVYLGHPNNPTGVRLERAALERLVRGLREDIVLVVDQAYAEYEDPAEYPDAAAYLDERPNLLVLHTFSKIHALAALRIGYGLGSKELMGLLERVRSPFNTNHLAQAAAEVAVQDLAFEAFSRTRNAEARAAFVAEAASHRCRLSGTSGNFILLESALPAADLFKDLLQRGVIVRPMQGYGLPNHIRVSFGKPEEMAAFWKAAGPLLDGGC; encoded by the coding sequence ATGAGCGCGAGCCTCTCGACCCTTCCGGCCTTCGACCACCTGTCCCGGATTCCGCTGTACGTGCCGGGCAAGCCCATCCAGGAAGTCCAGCGCGAGCTGGGGCTCACCACCGTCGTCAAACTCGCCTCCAACGAGAACCCCTGGGGGCCGACGGAAGCCGTCAAGGCCCGCGTGGCCTCCGTCATCGCCGGGTCCGAGTTCGAGGGGCTGGGGCTCTACCCCGTGAGCGACGGCTACTACCTGCGGAAGCGCGTCGCCGAGCGGAAGGGCGTCGCCCTCGATCGCGTCGTCCTCGGCAACGGCAGCAGCGAGATCCTGGAGATGGTGGCCAAGGCCGCCTTCCTGGACGGCGGCAGCGCCGTCGTGCCCAAGCACAGCTTCGCCATCTACGGAATCGCGACCCAGACCGCCGGCGGGCGCGTCATCGAGTCCCGGGCCTCGGCCACGGAACTCGACGCGGACGACATCCTGAACGCCGTCGCGGAGGACACGCGGCTCGTCTACCTCGGCCATCCCAACAACCCCACCGGCGTCCGCCTGGAGCGCGCCGCCCTGGAGCGCCTGGTGCGCGGGCTGCGCGAGGACATCGTCCTGGTGGTGGACCAGGCCTACGCCGAGTACGAGGATCCCGCCGAGTACCCCGACGCCGCCGCCTACCTGGACGAGCGGCCGAACCTGCTCGTCCTCCACACCTTCTCCAAGATCCACGCCCTGGCGGCCCTCCGCATCGGCTACGGCCTCGGCTCGAAGGAGCTGATGGGGCTGCTGGAGCGGGTCCGCAGTCCCTTCAACACCAACCACCTGGCCCAGGCCGCGGCGGAGGTCGCCGTCCAGGACCTGGCGTTCGAGGCCTTCTCGCGGACCAGGAACGCCGAAGCCCGCGCCGCCTTCGTCGCGGAGGCCGCCAGCCACCGCTGCCGCCTGTCGGGCACCAGCGGCAACTTCATCCTGCTGGAAAGCGCCCTGCCCGCCGCCGATCTGTTCAAGGATCTGCTCCAGCGCGGCGTGATCGTCCGTCCCATGCAGGGCTACGGCCTGCCCAACCACATCCGCGTCTCCTTCGGCAAGCCCGAGGAGATGGCCGCCTTCTGGAAGGCCGCGGGACCGCTGCTCGACGGCGGCTGCTGA
- a CDS encoding AMP-binding protein, with protein sequence MTTGQAWWSNYPAGVGREAQPFPFDNLGQLVRGAAERYGDRKAETLVLPNGMEASLTFKEVDRLSDAFAAYLRDGLRLEAGARVAILLPNALAYPVCAFGALKAGCVVVNTNPLYTPRELELQLADSGAEVLVVLDHFGDKVASVVPRTQVKTVVVTGIADFFPLLSRALIRAKLKLSGQIPRLGMPFTRLSTALHQGALYVAKEHLFHRQPPAPTRDSLALLQYTGGTTGTSKGAMLTHGNLLANLEQIAEITRIYLTHGEETVLTVLPMYHVIAFTINLLFGFHSGSHSILVPNPRPLQNLRPAFRKHEITWMTAVNTLLKALPDEPWFRPEMTRKMLGAFAGGMQTHPAVLERWETFTGCLVIEGFGLSEASPLVTYNAAVREGGRLRRTMAQVGGVGLPLPGTDVRIVDDEGRAVGPGEHGEIVVRGPQVMRGYWNQPGESAQTLRDGWLHTGDVGRLDADGYLEVTDRKKDMIIVSGFNVFPNEVEACIALHPDVADVAVVGVPDEGTGEAVRAFVVLRKELTVDEIRAHCRRLLAGYKVPTSFDFLAEIPKNAVGKALRRELRAPSAAQG encoded by the coding sequence GTGACGACAGGACAGGCGTGGTGGTCGAACTATCCCGCGGGCGTGGGCCGCGAGGCGCAGCCGTTTCCCTTCGACAACCTGGGGCAGCTCGTGCGCGGCGCGGCGGAGCGCTACGGGGACCGCAAGGCGGAGACCCTCGTCCTGCCCAACGGCATGGAGGCCTCCCTCACGTTCAAGGAGGTGGACCGGCTGTCCGACGCCTTCGCCGCCTATCTGCGGGACGGCCTCCGGCTGGAGGCGGGCGCGCGCGTGGCGATCCTGCTGCCCAACGCGCTGGCCTATCCCGTCTGCGCCTTCGGCGCGCTGAAGGCCGGCTGCGTCGTCGTCAACACCAACCCCCTCTACACGCCGCGGGAGCTGGAACTCCAACTGGCGGACAGCGGCGCGGAAGTGCTGGTGGTCCTGGATCACTTCGGCGACAAGGTGGCCTCCGTGGTCCCGCGGACGCAGGTGAAGACCGTCGTGGTGACGGGCATCGCGGACTTCTTTCCGCTGCTTTCCCGCGCCCTCATCCGGGCGAAGCTCAAGCTCTCGGGCCAGATCCCGCGGCTGGGGATGCCGTTCACGCGACTTTCGACGGCCTTGCACCAGGGCGCTCTCTACGTCGCCAAGGAGCACCTCTTCCACCGGCAGCCCCCCGCGCCCACGCGGGACAGCCTCGCGCTCCTCCAGTACACGGGCGGCACCACGGGCACGAGCAAGGGCGCCATGCTGACCCACGGCAACCTCCTGGCGAACCTGGAGCAGATCGCGGAGATCACGCGGATCTACCTCACCCACGGCGAGGAGACGGTGCTCACGGTGCTGCCCATGTACCACGTGATCGCCTTCACCATCAACCTTCTGTTCGGGTTCCACAGCGGCAGCCACAGCATCCTGGTGCCCAATCCGCGGCCGCTGCAGAACCTGCGCCCGGCGTTCCGGAAGCACGAGATCACCTGGATGACGGCGGTGAACACCCTGCTGAAGGCCCTGCCCGACGAGCCCTGGTTCCGCCCCGAGATGACCCGGAAGATGCTCGGCGCCTTCGCCGGCGGGATGCAGACCCATCCGGCGGTGCTGGAGCGCTGGGAGACGTTCACGGGTTGCCTGGTGATCGAGGGCTTCGGCCTCAGCGAGGCCAGTCCGCTGGTGACCTACAACGCCGCCGTACGCGAGGGCGGGCGCCTGCGGCGCACCATGGCGCAGGTGGGCGGCGTCGGCCTGCCGCTGCCGGGGACCGACGTCCGCATCGTGGACGACGAGGGCCGCGCGGTGGGACCTGGCGAGCACGGCGAGATCGTGGTGCGCGGGCCGCAGGTCATGCGCGGCTACTGGAACCAGCCCGGCGAGAGCGCCCAGACGCTGCGGGACGGTTGGCTCCACACAGGGGACGTCGGCCGCCTGGACGCCGACGGCTACCTGGAGGTCACCGACCGCAAGAAGGACATGATCATCGTCAGCGGGTTCAACGTGTTCCCCAATGAGGTGGAGGCCTGCATCGCCCTGCATCCGGACGTCGCCGACGTGGCCGTGGTGGGCGTTCCCGACGAGGGCACGGGCGAGGCCGTGCGCGCCTTCGTCGTGCTGCGGAAGGAACTCACGGTGGACGAGATCCGCGCCCACTGCCGGCGGCTCCTCGCGGGCTACAAGGTGCCGACCAGCTTCGATTTCCTCGCCGAGATCCCCAAGAACGCCGTGGGCAAGGCCCTGCGCCGGGAACTCCGTGCGCCCTCCGCCGCCCAGGGCTGA
- a CDS encoding ATP-binding protein: MSALVPVNPAQFRLVIPSQTRYLNLVTGLAKRASLVAGLDDAAAAKVSIAVDEAVTNVILHAYRGEGEHTVELDLRFTESALEIHILHSGQGIRADQMVLPDPKEYIKHPRKGGLGLLLMSRFMDEVRFEADEASGRNECCLIKKIG, encoded by the coding sequence GTGAGCGCGTTGGTTCCCGTGAATCCCGCGCAGTTCCGGCTCGTCATCCCGAGCCAGACCCGCTACCTCAACCTCGTGACGGGACTCGCCAAGCGCGCCTCCCTCGTGGCCGGGCTCGACGACGCCGCCGCGGCGAAGGTGAGCATCGCCGTGGACGAGGCGGTGACGAACGTGATCCTCCACGCCTACCGCGGCGAGGGCGAGCACACCGTGGAGCTGGACCTCCGCTTCACCGAGAGCGCCCTGGAGATCCACATCCTGCATTCGGGCCAGGGGATCCGCGCCGATCAGATGGTGCTGCCGGATCCCAAGGAATACATCAAGCATCCCCGCAAGGGAGGCCTGGGGCTGCTGCTCATGAGCCGCTTCATGGACGAGGTGCGCTTCGAGGCCGACGAGGCCTCGGGCCGGAACGAGTGCTGCCTGATCAAGAAGATCGGCTGA
- the htpX gene encoding zinc metalloprotease HtpX, protein MNQTKTLLLIAALTGVLVWIGSYFGGESGMVMALALGLVLNGVSYFFSDKIVLASYRAQIVTQAEAPELYAIVANLAQRAGLPMPRVAMIPDDTPNAFATGRNPDHAVVAVTEGIMRILSRPELEAVLAHELGHVKNRDILIGSLAAVLAQAIMFLSRLVGFFGARDEEGRSNPLAGIAIMILGPLAAFMLQMALSRSREYLADDYSARLTGRPDMLASALERLHAYNHQLPMHTAEPATAHMLIVNPFRGGGLMSLFSTHPPMEARVERLRRMPIEAR, encoded by the coding sequence ATGAACCAGACCAAGACCCTTCTCCTCATCGCGGCCCTGACCGGGGTGCTGGTGTGGATCGGCAGCTATTTCGGCGGCGAGTCCGGGATGGTGATGGCCTTGGCGCTGGGGCTCGTGCTGAACGGCGTGAGCTACTTCTTCTCCGACAAGATCGTGCTGGCCAGCTACCGCGCGCAGATCGTCACCCAGGCCGAGGCGCCGGAACTCTACGCCATCGTCGCCAACCTCGCGCAGCGCGCGGGCCTGCCCATGCCCCGCGTCGCCATGATCCCCGACGACACGCCCAACGCCTTCGCCACGGGCCGGAACCCCGACCACGCCGTGGTGGCCGTCACCGAGGGCATCATGCGGATCCTCAGCCGCCCCGAGCTGGAGGCCGTCCTCGCCCACGAGCTGGGGCACGTCAAGAACCGCGACATCCTGATCGGGAGCCTGGCCGCCGTCCTGGCGCAGGCCATCATGTTCCTGTCGCGGCTGGTGGGCTTCTTCGGCGCGCGGGACGAGGAGGGCCGCTCCAATCCCCTGGCGGGCATCGCGATCATGATCCTCGGCCCCCTCGCCGCCTTCATGCTGCAGATGGCGCTGAGCCGCTCGCGGGAGTACCTGGCGGACGACTACAGCGCCCGCCTCACGGGCCGTCCCGACATGCTGGCCTCCGCCCTGGAGCGGCTGCACGCCTACAACCACCAGCTCCCCATGCACACCGCCGAGCCCGCCACCGCGCACATGCTGATCGTCAACCCCTTCCGCGGCGGCGGCCTGATGAGCCTCTTCTCCACGCACCCGCCCATGGAAGCCCGCGTGGAGCGCCTCCGGCGGATGCCGATCGAAGCGCGGTAG
- a CDS encoding FYDLN acid domain-containing protein, whose translation MADLGKKFTCFQCAAKFYDFGKPEAICPKCGANQKAAPAKPKAVKKEKSVHVIEDDFAGEPEAENLEETFSESGVPIERGRGEGFDPGDLRMDDYDE comes from the coding sequence ATGGCGGATCTCGGCAAGAAATTCACATGTTTCCAGTGTGCGGCGAAGTTCTACGACTTCGGAAAGCCGGAGGCGATCTGTCCGAAGTGCGGCGCCAACCAGAAGGCTGCGCCCGCCAAGCCCAAGGCCGTGAAGAAGGAAAAGAGCGTCCACGTCATCGAGGACGACTTCGCCGGCGAGCCGGAAGCGGAGAACCTGGAGGAGACCTTCAGCGAGAGCGGCGTGCCCATCGAGCGCGGCCGCGGCGAGGGCTTCGATCCCGGCGACCTGCGGATGGACGACTACGACGAGTAG
- a CDS encoding STAS domain-containing protein, translated as MAQVPRRRRMADLSIVVRQTRDVSVLLPTGFINAHTVREFEDALEGLVQEGRYTILLNCKDLHYISSAGLGAIMGLIETVREHEGDILLSNLQENVFAIFDTLGFTQLYRVFGDEDQALAAVAPDRKA; from the coding sequence ATGGCCCAGGTTCCTCGGAGACGGCGGATGGCGGATCTTTCCATAGTGGTGCGGCAGACCCGGGACGTATCCGTGCTTCTTCCCACCGGATTCATCAACGCCCATACCGTGCGGGAATTCGAGGATGCCCTGGAAGGTCTCGTCCAGGAGGGGCGCTACACCATCCTGCTGAACTGCAAGGATCTCCACTACATCAGTTCCGCGGGGCTGGGCGCCATCATGGGCCTGATCGAGACCGTGCGGGAACACGAAGGGGACATCCTCCTGTCGAACCTGCAGGAGAACGTGTTCGCCATCTTCGACACCCTGGGCTTCACCCAGCTCTATCGCGTATTCGGCGACGAGGACCAGGCCCTGGCGGCGGTCGCTCCGGACCGAAAAGCGTGA
- the tig gene encoding trigger factor has product MSATLHHQSPTRKAVEVTVPAAEVSAAFNEVVAKIAPKVRIPGFRPGKAPRPVLMQRYAREIQSDVAQQLVEKHFWKAAQEAGALPISHPSLEKLELTEGADAMFRAQFDVAPEIGLPDYKSMALTKKKRAVDDATIEEHVESLRQRATKFLPVDDGTAADGLIVTCDIRVKPQGLKAQTYRDQTLELDAKRPFDAQVVGMKADEKKAFTLDHPADDANTVLAGKSLAYEVTVKDIRRKEVPVLNDDFAKDMGAFENLEALRAAVRKDLEEASERDAVARLHATMLDTLLDAAPFEVPRTMVGLQLDDYCQEFAQQVSRQGMDPKRVNWQAYRQHRLNDAERAVRSGYLLQAIGNAENIEVPEEDIDAEIRTFMAENQVQQPFEAFKAELERRGNATEIKGRLRTDRIFDHLLTTAQVSEELLDKAAFEALVELERRREAGLPMNRFDAGGLEGGELEDQEGGEPAAVAPAGHVHGPDCDHDHDHEPAAKKPAKKAEAAEGEAESKPKKAAKAKAEKDEPAEEKPKAKKPAAKK; this is encoded by the coding sequence ATGTCCGCCACCCTCCACCACCAGTCCCCCACCCGCAAGGCCGTCGAGGTGACGGTGCCCGCCGCCGAAGTGAGCGCCGCCTTCAACGAGGTGGTGGCGAAGATCGCGCCGAAGGTCCGAATCCCCGGGTTCCGTCCCGGCAAGGCCCCCCGGCCCGTCCTGATGCAGCGCTACGCCCGCGAGATCCAGTCCGACGTGGCCCAGCAGCTGGTGGAGAAGCACTTCTGGAAGGCCGCCCAGGAAGCGGGCGCCCTGCCCATCTCCCATCCCTCCCTGGAGAAGCTGGAGCTCACGGAAGGCGCCGACGCCATGTTCCGCGCCCAGTTCGACGTGGCGCCGGAGATCGGGCTGCCCGACTACAAGTCCATGGCCCTGACCAAGAAGAAGCGCGCCGTCGACGACGCCACCATCGAGGAGCACGTGGAGAGCCTGCGGCAGCGGGCCACCAAGTTCCTGCCCGTGGACGACGGCACCGCGGCCGACGGCCTGATCGTCACCTGCGACATCCGCGTGAAGCCCCAGGGCCTCAAGGCCCAGACCTACCGCGACCAGACCCTGGAGCTCGACGCCAAGCGCCCCTTCGATGCGCAGGTGGTGGGCATGAAGGCCGACGAGAAGAAGGCCTTCACCCTCGACCACCCCGCGGACGACGCCAACACCGTCCTCGCCGGCAAGAGCCTCGCGTACGAAGTGACGGTCAAGGACATCCGCCGCAAGGAAGTGCCCGTCCTGAACGACGACTTCGCCAAGGACATGGGCGCCTTCGAGAACCTCGAGGCCCTGCGGGCGGCGGTGCGCAAGGATCTGGAAGAGGCCTCCGAGCGCGATGCCGTGGCCCGCCTCCACGCCACCATGCTCGACACCCTGCTGGACGCCGCCCCCTTCGAGGTGCCCCGCACCATGGTGGGCCTCCAGCTCGACGACTACTGCCAGGAGTTCGCGCAGCAGGTGAGCCGCCAGGGCATGGATCCCAAGCGCGTCAACTGGCAGGCCTACCGCCAGCACCGCCTGAACGACGCCGAGCGCGCCGTCCGCAGCGGCTACCTCCTGCAGGCCATCGGCAACGCCGAGAACATCGAAGTGCCCGAGGAGGACATCGACGCCGAGATCCGCACCTTCATGGCGGAGAACCAGGTGCAGCAGCCCTTCGAGGCCTTCAAGGCCGAGCTGGAGCGCCGCGGGAACGCCACCGAGATCAAGGGCCGGCTGCGCACGGACCGCATCTTCGACCACCTGCTCACCACCGCCCAGGTCTCGGAGGAGCTGCTGGACAAGGCCGCCTTCGAGGCGCTGGTCGAGCTGGAGCGCCGCCGCGAGGCCGGGCTGCCCATGAACCGCTTCGACGCGGGCGGCCTGGAGGGCGGCGAGCTGGAGGATCAGGAGGGCGGCGAACCCGCTGCCGTGGCCCCCGCCGGTCACGTCCACGGCCCCGACTGTGACCACGATCACGACCACGAGCCCGCCGCGAAGAAGCCCGCCAAGAAGGCCGAAGCCGCCGAGGGCGAGGCGGAGTCCAAGCCGAAAAAGGCCGCCAAGGCGAAGGCCGAAAAGGACGAGCCCGCCGAGGAGAAGCCCAAGGCAAAGAAGCCCGCCGCCAAGAAGTAG
- the clpP gene encoding ATP-dependent Clp endopeptidase proteolytic subunit ClpP yields the protein MPSSYYPPIVIEQTPRGERSYDIYSRLLKDNIIFLGTAVDDNVANAIVAQMLFLESEDPDKDIQIYINSPGGSVTAGLAIYDTMQFVKNDIVTYCIGQCASMGAHLLAAGTKGKRFALPNARIMIHQPSGGAQGQATDIEITFKEIQRLKENLAATFAKHTGQPLKKVMKDMDRDYFMSAEEAMEYGIVDKVLSERPA from the coding sequence ATGCCCAGCAGCTACTATCCCCCCATCGTGATCGAGCAGACGCCCCGCGGCGAGCGCAGCTACGACATCTACTCGCGCCTGCTCAAGGACAACATCATCTTTCTGGGCACCGCCGTGGACGACAACGTGGCGAACGCCATCGTCGCGCAGATGCTGTTCCTCGAGAGCGAGGACCCGGACAAAGACATCCAGATCTACATCAACAGCCCCGGCGGCAGCGTCACCGCGGGCCTCGCCATCTACGACACCATGCAGTTCGTGAAAAACGACATCGTGACCTACTGCATCGGCCAGTGCGCCTCCATGGGCGCGCACCTGCTCGCCGCGGGCACCAAGGGCAAGCGCTTCGCCCTGCCCAACGCGCGCATCATGATCCACCAGCCCTCCGGCGGCGCCCAGGGCCAGGCCACCGACATCGAGATCACCTTCAAGGAGATCCAGCGCCTGAAGGAGAACCTGGCCGCCACGTTCGCCAAGCACACCGGCCAGCCCCTGAAGAAGGTCATGAAGGACATGGACCGGGACTACTTCATGAGCGCCGAAGAGGCCATGGAGTACGGCATCGTCGACAAGGTCCTGTCCGAGCGGCCTGCGTAA
- the murJ gene encoding murein biosynthesis integral membrane protein MurJ, whose amino-acid sequence MTEPASRPSLLRSAGIVGLMTLLSRLTGLAQTFFLSHVLGAGAAADAYAVAFRLPNLLRRFTAEGTMSAAFLPTLAEAEAAEGEAAVKAVAARFLGTLLALLLLGVVAVLLFMGPLAGLLTLGRPGVQGELTAKLGRIMFPYLALVSLTAGFAGLLNLRHRFALAASVSVFWNVAFIGFGWTALRVLERNGRVPLETVAVICALAVLAGGLLQLLVVLPGVRKEGFGLAFGFHLRDPWVAKALKRMGPGMLAAGIYPINALISTTLASKLADGAQIVLYNSGMMGEMVLGLFAMSLATAGLPTLARQAEAKDWPALNRSLTQAVSASALLVLPASVGLAVLARPICALLFRTGAYSPAASDWTALTLGFQCVGLVFVAAQRLGNQALYALKDYRGPAALAGASLGLNVLLSVLLLKPLGTGGLALANGLSSLAGLAGLVLRLRPRLPGLTLRPFLGAAVKALLAAALMGLLAWAGARVLGLDAPHAFRRAALGWRLLPLIVLCAATYGLAAAGLGHPEARELAAKLRRKLG is encoded by the coding sequence ATGACCGAGCCCGCTTCCCGCCCCAGCCTGCTCCGCTCCGCCGGGATCGTGGGGCTGATGACCCTCCTCAGCCGGCTTACGGGGCTGGCCCAGACGTTCTTCCTGAGCCACGTCCTCGGAGCGGGCGCGGCGGCGGACGCCTATGCCGTGGCGTTCCGCCTGCCCAACCTGCTGCGCCGCTTCACCGCGGAAGGCACCATGAGCGCCGCCTTCCTGCCCACCCTGGCGGAAGCCGAAGCCGCCGAGGGCGAAGCCGCCGTGAAGGCCGTGGCCGCACGGTTCCTGGGGACCCTCCTCGCCCTCCTGCTGCTCGGGGTCGTCGCGGTCCTCCTCTTCATGGGGCCCCTGGCGGGCCTCCTCACCCTGGGGCGGCCCGGCGTCCAGGGCGAGCTCACCGCGAAGCTGGGGCGGATCATGTTCCCCTACCTCGCGCTGGTGAGCCTGACGGCGGGCTTCGCGGGCCTGCTGAACCTGCGCCACCGCTTCGCCCTGGCGGCCTCCGTATCCGTCTTCTGGAACGTGGCGTTCATCGGTTTCGGCTGGACGGCCCTGCGGGTGCTGGAGCGGAACGGCCGGGTGCCACTGGAGACGGTCGCTGTCATCTGCGCCTTGGCCGTCCTGGCGGGCGGCCTCCTCCAGCTTCTGGTGGTCCTCCCGGGCGTGCGGAAGGAGGGCTTCGGCCTCGCCTTCGGCTTCCACCTGCGCGATCCCTGGGTGGCCAAGGCCCTCAAGCGGATGGGCCCGGGAATGCTGGCGGCGGGGATCTACCCCATCAACGCCCTCATCAGCACGACCCTCGCCTCGAAGTTGGCGGACGGCGCCCAGATCGTGCTCTACAACAGCGGGATGATGGGCGAGATGGTGCTGGGCCTGTTCGCCATGAGCCTCGCCACGGCGGGGCTGCCGACGCTGGCGCGGCAGGCCGAGGCGAAGGACTGGCCCGCCCTCAACCGCAGCCTCACGCAGGCCGTCTCCGCGTCGGCCCTGCTCGTGCTTCCCGCCTCCGTGGGCCTCGCCGTGCTGGCGCGGCCCATCTGCGCCCTCCTGTTCCGCACGGGGGCCTACTCTCCCGCCGCCTCGGACTGGACGGCGCTGACCCTGGGGTTCCAATGCGTAGGACTGGTGTTCGTAGCCGCCCAGCGGCTGGGCAACCAGGCCCTCTACGCCCTTAAGGACTACCGCGGCCCCGCGGCCCTGGCGGGCGCCAGCCTGGGGCTCAACGTCCTCCTCAGCGTGCTTCTGCTGAAGCCGCTGGGCACCGGCGGCCTCGCCCTCGCCAACGGCCTCTCCAGCCTCGCGGGCCTCGCGGGCCTCGTCCTGCGCCTCCGCCCGCGCCTGCCGGGCCTGACCTTGCGCCCGTTCCTGGGCGCCGCCGTCAAGGCGCTCCTCGCCGCCGCGCTCATGGGCCTGCTGGCCTGGGCGGGGGCGCGCGTCTTGGGGCTGGATGCTCCCCACGCCTTCCGCCGTGCCGCCCTGGGCTGGCGCCTCCTTCCGCTCATCGTGCTGTGCGCCGCCACTTACGGCCTGGCCGCCGCGGGGCTCGGCCATCCCGAAGCGCGGGAACTGGCGGCCAAGCTCCGACGCAAGCTGGGCTGA
- a CDS encoding PP2C family protein-serine/threonine phosphatase: MPTTTPFDRLRQLALKTPEGAQELLPLIDFLETFPEQGTEEDLVHLVGVTAMGIAKARQGGLWDGGRWLFLRGSAPPFPTHPGEGWQVLPWRYGDETYGHLVLKATDLPAAVPLLLSISAPLLAWRRAEAVRSSQNQALALQLSRLNTVFELTRNLGQVETRQDLVRLMANTLMGEFRIMRLLVVDPQGGILHAKGLGRVPEALEGDALHELVETKGLVHAIELQDQNHSHGFAYVADPVVGSLSEDDEVFLHTLLNLTSSQLSSLELREARLQADRMEKDLDLARNIQRSLLPQTLPEPAGWQCAAANLPYQAVGGDLYDLWMARDDQQGDRLHMAVGDISGKGLPASMMMTQLSAFLRAMGDRRVDDWGRLAERLNRRMNSVRDGNRYTTLFAASLNPENGDLRYVNGGHNPPLLVRAGGEVVRLAPTGPMVGLLPGVKFAEGRASMGLGDTLVIFTDGLVEAENAAGEELSDGPLGDVVRRLASAGADDLFEALLVAAFQHLEEGRFRDDVTLVVVKRMGA, translated from the coding sequence ATGCCGACCACGACTCCCTTCGACCGCCTCCGCCAGCTGGCGCTGAAGACCCCCGAAGGGGCGCAGGAGCTGCTCCCGCTCATCGACTTCCTGGAGACCTTCCCGGAGCAGGGCACGGAAGAGGATCTGGTCCACCTCGTGGGCGTCACCGCCATGGGGATCGCCAAGGCCCGCCAGGGCGGGCTGTGGGACGGCGGGCGGTGGCTCTTCCTCCGTGGTTCGGCGCCGCCCTTTCCCACCCACCCCGGCGAAGGCTGGCAGGTGCTGCCGTGGCGCTACGGGGATGAGACCTACGGGCACCTGGTACTGAAAGCGACGGATCTGCCGGCGGCGGTTCCCCTGCTGCTGTCCATCTCCGCGCCCCTTCTGGCCTGGCGGCGGGCCGAGGCCGTCCGCAGCTCCCAGAACCAGGCCCTGGCCCTGCAGCTCTCCCGCCTGAACACCGTGTTTGAACTCACCCGCAACCTGGGCCAGGTGGAGACCCGGCAGGATCTCGTCCGCCTGATGGCCAACACCCTGATGGGCGAGTTCCGGATCATGCGGCTGCTGGTGGTGGATCCCCAGGGGGGCATCCTCCACGCCAAGGGGCTGGGCCGCGTCCCGGAGGCGCTGGAGGGCGACGCGCTCCACGAACTGGTGGAGACGAAGGGGTTGGTCCACGCCATCGAGCTCCAGGACCAGAACCACAGCCACGGCTTCGCCTACGTGGCCGACCCCGTGGTGGGAAGCCTCTCCGAGGATGACGAGGTCTTCCTCCACACCCTCCTGAACCTCACGTCCTCGCAGCTCTCCAGCCTGGAGCTGCGCGAAGCCCGGCTCCAGGCCGACCGGATGGAGAAGGATTTGGACCTGGCCCGCAACATCCAGCGCAGCCTGCTGCCCCAGACCCTGCCCGAGCCCGCGGGCTGGCAGTGCGCCGCGGCGAACCTGCCCTACCAGGCCGTGGGCGGCGACCTGTACGACCTGTGGATGGCGCGCGACGACCAGCAGGGCGACCGGCTGCACATGGCCGTGGGCGACATCTCGGGCAAGGGCCTGCCCGCGTCGATGATGATGACCCAGCTTTCCGCCTTCCTCCGCGCCATGGGCGACCGGCGGGTGGACGACTGGGGCCGGCTGGCGGAACGGCTGAACCGCCGCATGAACAGCGTGCGGGACGGGAACCGCTACACCACCCTGTTCGCCGCCAGCCTCAATCCCGAGAACGGCGACCTCCGCTATGTGAACGGCGGCCACAATCCGCCGCTGCTGGTCCGCGCCGGGGGCGAGGTCGTGCGGCTCGCGCCGACGGGCCCGATGGTGGGCCTGCTGCCGGGCGTGAAGTTCGCCGAGGGCCGGGCCTCCATGGGGCTGGGGGATACGCTCGTGATCTTCACCGACGGGCTGGTGGAGGCGGAGAACGCCGCGGGCGAGGAACTGAGCGATGGCCCCCTGGGCGACGTGGTGCGCCGGCTCGCCTCCGCCGGAGCCGACGATCTGTTCGAAGCCCTGCTTGTAGCGGCGTTCCAGCACCTGGAGGAGGGCCGCTTCCGCGACGACGTCACGCTGGTGGTGGTGAAGCGGATGGGCGCTTGA
- the dtd gene encoding D-aminoacyl-tRNA deacylase codes for MRAVIQRVKRAAVRSGDREAAIGPGLLVLAGLETGDTAEACAWAAAKIAGLRIFDDAEGKMNLGLADVDGEILAISQFTLAGSVAKGRRPSFDRAMAPGEARVLFRTFLDQLKAQHPRLKAGFFQEHMEVELVNDGPVTFVLER; via the coding sequence ATGAGAGCCGTCATCCAGCGCGTGAAGCGGGCCGCCGTGCGTTCCGGCGACCGGGAGGCCGCGATCGGGCCGGGCCTGCTGGTGCTGGCGGGACTGGAAACCGGCGACACGGCGGAGGCCTGCGCCTGGGCCGCCGCCAAGATCGCGGGCCTGCGGATCTTCGACGACGCCGAAGGCAAGATGAACCTGGGCCTCGCGGACGTGGACGGCGAGATCCTCGCCATCAGCCAGTTCACCCTCGCCGGCAGCGTCGCCAAGGGCCGCCGTCCCTCCTTCGACCGCGCCATGGCTCCGGGCGAAGCCCGCGTCCTCTTCCGCACGTTCCTGGATCAGCTGAAGGCCCAGCATCCCCGCCTCAAAGCGGGCTTCTTCCAGGAGCACATGGAAGTGGAACTGGTGAACGACGGGCCGGTGACGTTCGTGCTGGAGCGGTAG